The nucleotide sequence ATGGCAATGGATAGTCATGTCTGGATTAATTGCTTTATTCGGTGATTTTGGCGACCTTACCGAGTCAATGATCAAGCGAAGTTTCAATATTAAAGATAGCGGAAGTGCACTGCCAGGACATGGTGGTTTGTTGGACCGTTTTGATTCGCTCTTGTTTGCTACTCCAATAGTAGTCATATTTTTAACATTTATCCAATGAAATGATCATGAGTATTCATAAAGAAGGTCACCGGATTATTATTTTAACTTTTGCCATGATTTTCTCTATCATTGCAATCATCAATTACTTTCATCCTGTTCAAAGTATTTTCCACTATCTCATTTATTTCATCCTTGTTTCGGCGCTGATTTTTGTCATCAGATTCTTTCGCAATCCTTTAAGGCCATTGACCACAGATGAATCAATAATCATTTCGCCTGCTGATGGTAAAGTGGTCGAAATTATGGAAATCGATGAGTCTGAATTTTTTAACGATAAACGACTGAAAGTTTCCATTTTCATGTCTCCAAATAATGTCCACAAAAATTGGTATCCCACCAGTGGTGCAATCCGTTTTTTCCGGCATCATGCAGGTAAGTTCCTTGTAGCCTGGCATCCAAAATCTTCAGAATTAAATGAACGTACTACGGTGGTGATTGAAAAGGGAAACGGAACCCAGATTCTTGTGAGGCAAATAGCCGGCGCTGTAGCCCAGCGAATTAGTTGTTATGCCGAAGTCGATAAAAAAGTAGCACAGGGTGAGGAACTTGGTTTTATCAAGTTCGGATCGAGGGTGGATGTTTTTCTTCCTCTTGGAACTGAAATATTGGTTGCAGTTAACCAGAAAGTGGTAGGGTGTACTTCACCAATTGCCAGGCTCTAATCATAACTATAGACAATGTCCTTTTCTATTACAGTTTTAGGCAGTTCAGCATCAATCCCCACTTCAACCCGCAATCCCTCAGGTATGGTTGTAAAGTTGAACAACGATTACTATCTTGTTGATTGTGGTGAAGGCACTCAAATGCAGCTGCGCCGTTACAATATCAAAATGCAGCGTATCAACCATATTTTCATCAGTCACCTGCATGGCGATCACTTTTTTGGACTCATTGGATTGATATCCTCATTTCACCTAATGGGACGAAAAGACCCGCTTCACATTTACAGTGATGCTAAACTGAGAGAAATCATTGAACTTCAGTTACTGGCATCTCAGACCTACCTTGTTTATTCACTGATTTTTCATCCTCTTCCAACTTATCCTGAAGTCATCTATGAGAATGAACATCAGTTTGTTAAATCGTTTCCACTTGATCACCGCATTCCTACACGTGGTTTTCTGTTTGCTGAAAAGCCGAGGCTGCGTAAGGTCAGGAAGGCATTCCTTTCTAAGGAGGACGTTTCGATTGAGCAAATAAAATTGATCAAGGCAGGGGCTGATTATATTTCAAATTCAGGTAAAGTATTCGAAAACAGCTCGATTACCATAGAGCCAGCAAAGCCACGTTCGTTCGCTTATTGCTCAGATACAAAATATAACGAAACTTTAATTGAGCATCTTCAAAACGCCACCCTGCTTTACCATGAGGCTTCCTTTTCGAATGATATGGCACTGGTGGCTGACGAGAAGTTTCATTCAACTGCGCAGCAGGCAGCAAGTATTGCCCAAAAATCTAATGTTGACCAATTGCTCATTGGACACTTTTCGGCACGCTACAAAAATACTGACGAGCTATTAAGAGAAGCTTGTGCAGTTTTCCCTAACACTTTAATCGCTGAGGATGGAATGGTTTTAGGTATTTTTTCAAAATAAAAAACCTGGTACAGGTGTACCAGGTTAAAATACAAACATTATGAAAAAACCTATACAATCTAAACTCTCTTTTCTTTGATCCTGGCTTTTTTACCACGTAATCCCCTGAGGTAGTAGATTCTTGCTCTGCGCACAACGCCGCGTTTGTTCAGTGTTACTTCGTCAATAAACGGGGATGAAACAGGGAAAATACGCTCAACGCCAACGTTATTTGATATTTTTCTTACAGTGAAAGTAGCTGTAGGTCCGTGTCCTTTGCGCTGCAGCACCACACCGTTGAAATTTTGTAAACGCTCTTTGTTTCCTTCTTTAATTTTATAGGTAACGGTGATTGTGTCACCGGCTTTAAAATCCGGCATCTTTTTAATCTCCGTGAGGCTTTCAACATAGGTCAATACTTGATTCTTGCTCATTATAGTAACTTTTTTCGAGTTTTTTAAAATGGCTGCAAAAGTATGCAATAATTTTTTATTAGCGTATCATTGAGGAAAAAAAATGTCTGCTATCCTTCTTTTATTTTAAGAACTGGGATTAAAAACTTTACTAAAAGTTGAAATTGATCATTTATTCAATTGATTACCAGAGTCATCAATGTTATTCCATATATCCCAGGATTTTTCTGCCTGCAATTTGAGCATGCGGAGACCATTCATTGTTTTGGCGCCGGATTGCTTTCCTTTTGCTAAAAAAATGGTTTTGGCCGGGTTGTAAACCAGATCGTAAAGAAAATGGTCTTTTGTGATCAGGTGATAGGGGAGGGGTGGACAGACCTTTTGATCCGGAACCATCCCAACAGGAGTTGCATTAATGATCCATCGGTATTTTTTCATGATTACCTCATCTATGTCATTATAGCTGATTTCGCCGGTTTCTTTTGGCAGGCGCGAAACCATGAGATAATCAATGGCTTTTTTTCTCAAAACAAAAGTGATTGCTTTTGCCGCACCGCCGGTTCCAAGTACCAATGCATGTGGGTGACTTACGAAGGCGTTGGTCGAATGTTCGAAGCCCCAGGTATCGGTGTTGAAGCCCTTCGTTTTAATTTTCCCATCAACCCTGAAAATTTTAATGGTGTTCACCGCACCAACTATTTCTGCTGTTTCGTCCAATTCGTCAAGGAGCGCGATTACACTCGTTTTGTAAGGTATGGTCACATTGAGGCCGGTCAGATGATCTGTCCGGTTGATTAAATCATTCAGTTCAGTTATCGAATTGAGTGGGAAAAGATCATAACGGCAACCGGACAGAATTTCCTTTGCAAATTTACCATTGAAATACCGGGCAGAAAATGAATGGTTTAAGGATTTCCCAATGAGTCCAAATTGTTTCATTCCGTCGATTTTTTTCCGGCTAAATACTCAGTAAGCCAAATGCTAACGATGCCCAAAACGATAATTGCAGTCGCCATTGCCACCTCGTTGCTGAATGATTCCGGGAAAAACCAGTCGTAACCGCTGACAATCTTTTCCCCTTTGCGGTTGAGAGCAAATTCCCCTGCAGAACTTACTTTATATATGGAGTTTTTCCAAGGCCAGATGATACCCAGTGAACCGAAGATGAAGCCGGTCAGTACTGCGATGGTGTGATTGCGGAATTTTTTGAAAATCCAGGCCAAGACGTAGGAAAAGGCAATTAACCCAAACCCTGCGCCTGCAACAACCGGAATCAGTATTACCAGTTTCATTTCGTTAATGGCGTTGATCATCACTAGTTCGTAATTGCCCATCAGTACCAGTACAAATGAACCGGAAATCCCGGGCAGAATCATACTGCAGGCTGCAATTATACCGCAGAGGAAGAGGTAAAAAACATTGTCGTTCTCTGCAGCAGGTGTAAGCAGCGAAAGCAGAATGGCCAGTGATACCCCAATAATAAAGATCAGGATTACGGATAAGCCCCACTTGCTGACTGTGCGACCGACAAAGAATACAGAAGCCAGAATTAATCCGAAAAAATAGGACCAGATGTACACAGGGTAATGGGCAAAAAGGAACTCGAACAGCCTGGCCAGGCTTAGTATTGCTATGCCAACCCCGAGGAATACCGAAACCAGGAAAGCCAGGTCGATATGTTTGGCCAAATCACTAAAACGACCTTTGAAAAGCAGCTGAATGGCTGTCAGGTTAAACGACTTGATCGCGTTGATTAGCCTTTCCAAAATTCCGGTTATCAGAGCAATCGTGCCGCCTGAAACACCAGGAATAACATTGGCAGCGCCCATTCCCATTCCTTTTAAAACGAGGATAAGGTATTTAGTCATTAGCAACAAAAGGATTATGATTGTAAAAAAACGGTTAACTTAACTAGCTGAGCGGTTTGTAAATTTCGATGAGGTTTAAAAGGTCAACATGTTGTTCCAACTCCGGAAAAAACTCAAAAAGCATCAGGTAACCATCATAGCTCAGTTGTAGCGCGGTTTCGAAGTTCTGAAGGGCTTCTTTGGTTCTTCCCTTTTTCAGTAGATAACCGGCAAGGCGGAAATACAATTCGGAGTTTTGGGCTTGCTTTTCGATGCCCTGAATGATGATGTCGATGGCTTCGGTGTAAAGTTCCTCTTCGGCGTACATTGCAGAGTAGTCGAGCCAAACGTCGGGATGCATCGGGTCGGATTCCATAGCCCTTTTAAAAGCTTCTTTGGCTTCATCCATTTTGTCGAAACGATACAGTGCATCACCCAGCGTGAGCCAGTTATCGGTGTTATAGCTGTCGAGCTCTATGGCTTTTTTGTAAAACTTGATCGCGGCCAACTCATTGCCGGTTTTATCATGAATAGTTCCCATTCCCATCCAGGCGTCGGGCAGCTCAGGATTTAACTTTGATGATAATCGATAATTTTCAAACGCATGAGCATGGTCATCCAATTTTTCATAGCATTCACCAATATAAAGGTAGGTAAATGCATCCGGTTCCTCATATTCAAGGGCTTCTTTGTACATGTTGATGGCTTCCTGGTATTTCTCGATGTTGGCCAATGCGTTAGCTTTGTTGAAGTATGCAGATGAAAAGTCAGGAGTAATAGCTATTACAAACTCATACGCATCTATTGCCTTCTCATACAGCCCCAGGTTGGAGTAAGCAATGCCGAGGTTGAACCATGCAATGTCGGAATAGGGGTATTTATCGAGAAAATTCTTGAAATAGTCTACCGACTCATCTTCTCTTCCGGCCAGTTCGTAACAAAAAGAGAGTTCGTAGATCACAGCCTGGTTGTCGGGATTGTATTCCAGCGCCTTGATCAGGTATTTGATGGCTTTGTCGTAATCGTTCAGTTCTTCATACTCAAAAGCAATCCGGGTGTAAATATCGTCTTTGTCGTCAGAATATTCGATGGCTTTGTGGTAGGCTTCGATGGCAAGGCTCACCTTCTTCAGTTTGCTGTAAACCGATCCTTTCGAAAGATAAATATCCGGGTTTTGTGGTTCCAGTAATTCAAGTTTTTGTAAAATTTCGAGGGCGCGGGCCAGTTTGTTGATCCCTGAAAAATACTGCGCTTTCCTTAATAAAAATGTTGTTGAAGAGGGATGTTGGCGCAATGCATGATCAATGGCAGCCTGGGCGCGCTTGGAGTTGTGACGTTCGAGGTAAAAATCAATGATATCCTCAAATTCCTCCACATCGAAGAAATACATCTTGTTGTGCCTGATCATCTCATCAAACTTACCAACCAGCTCATTCAGTTCACCGCTCAGAGGATCGAATTCTTCCTGCATAAAAAATTGATTAAAAATCGCCACAAAATTAAGTTTTTTAATCAATCCCTGAATTTTGGTTAAAAATTCACCGAAACGCAGGCGATATTACCGCTTCGGGCGATGCTACCGCTGAATGAGGTTGGTTACAAGAAAAAACGCTGTCAGTCCCGTACCTATGGGATCGCACGCTGACAGGTTTTTTAGTCACCCGGTGAATGCTGCCAAACTTCGACCGTGCTTCGAACCGTGGTGGACATTTCAGACGATTCACCGGGTGACTACGATTTAACAATTCACCCCGAGAAGATACCATCCCCCCGCCAAACCTGAAACTGCTGTGGACGTTGCAAATGATTCACGGGGTGAAT is from Bacteroidales bacterium and encodes:
- the rplS gene encoding 50S ribosomal protein L19, giving the protein MSKNQVLTYVESLTEIKKMPDFKAGDTITVTYKIKEGNKERLQNFNGVVLQRKGHGPTATFTVRKISNNVGVERIFPVSSPFIDEVTLNKRGVVRRARIYYLRGLRGKKARIKEKRV
- a CDS encoding DUF368 domain-containing protein; translated protein: MTKYLILVLKGMGMGAANVIPGVSGGTIALITGILERLINAIKSFNLTAIQLLFKGRFSDLAKHIDLAFLVSVFLGVGIAILSLARLFEFLFAHYPVYIWSYFFGLILASVFFVGRTVSKWGLSVILIFIIGVSLAILLSLLTPAAENDNVFYLFLCGIIAACSMILPGISGSFVLVLMGNYELVMINAINEMKLVILIPVVAGAGFGLIAFSYVLAWIFKKFRNHTIAVLTGFIFGSLGIIWPWKNSIYKVSSAGEFALNRKGEKIVSGYDWFFPESFSNEVAMATAIIVLGIVSIWLTEYLAGKKSTE
- the aroE gene encoding shikimate dehydrogenase (AroE; catalyzes the conversion of shikimate to 3-dehydroshikimate), whose amino-acid sequence is MKQFGLIGKSLNHSFSARYFNGKFAKEILSGCRYDLFPLNSITELNDLINRTDHLTGLNVTIPYKTSVIALLDELDETAEIVGAVNTIKIFRVDGKIKTKGFNTDTWGFEHSTNAFVSHPHALVLGTGGAAKAITFVLRKKAIDYLMVSRLPKETGEISYNDIDEVIMKKYRWIINATPVGMVPDQKVCPPLPYHLITKDHFLYDLVYNPAKTIFLAKGKQSGAKTMNGLRMLKLQAEKSWDIWNNIDDSGNQLNK
- a CDS encoding ribonuclease Z, translated to MSFSITVLGSSASIPTSTRNPSGMVVKLNNDYYLVDCGEGTQMQLRRYNIKMQRINHIFISHLHGDHFFGLIGLISSFHLMGRKDPLHIYSDAKLREIIELQLLASQTYLVYSLIFHPLPTYPEVIYENEHQFVKSFPLDHRIPTRGFLFAEKPRLRKVRKAFLSKEDVSIEQIKLIKAGADYISNSGKVFENSSITIEPAKPRSFAYCSDTKYNETLIEHLQNATLLYHEASFSNDMALVADEKFHSTAQQAASIAQKSNVDQLLIGHFSARYKNTDELLREACAVFPNTLIAEDGMVLGIFSK
- a CDS encoding phosphatidylserine decarboxylase family protein encodes the protein MSIHKEGHRIIILTFAMIFSIIAIINYFHPVQSIFHYLIYFILVSALIFVIRFFRNPLRPLTTDESIIISPADGKVVEIMEIDESEFFNDKRLKVSIFMSPNNVHKNWYPTSGAIRFFRHHAGKFLVAWHPKSSELNERTTVVIEKGNGTQILVRQIAGAVAQRISCYAEVDKKVAQGEELGFIKFGSRVDVFLPLGTEILVAVNQKVVGCTSPIARL
- a CDS encoding tetratricopeptide repeat protein; this translates as MQEEFDPLSGELNELVGKFDEMIRHNKMYFFDVEEFEDIIDFYLERHNSKRAQAAIDHALRQHPSSTTFLLRKAQYFSGINKLARALEILQKLELLEPQNPDIYLSKGSVYSKLKKVSLAIEAYHKAIEYSDDKDDIYTRIAFEYEELNDYDKAIKYLIKALEYNPDNQAVIYELSFCYELAGREDESVDYFKNFLDKYPYSDIAWFNLGIAYSNLGLYEKAIDAYEFVIAITPDFSSAYFNKANALANIEKYQEAINMYKEALEYEEPDAFTYLYIGECYEKLDDHAHAFENYRLSSKLNPELPDAWMGMGTIHDKTGNELAAIKFYKKAIELDSYNTDNWLTLGDALYRFDKMDEAKEAFKRAMESDPMHPDVWLDYSAMYAEEELYTEAIDIIIQGIEKQAQNSELYFRLAGYLLKKGRTKEALQNFETALQLSYDGYLMLFEFFPELEQHVDLLNLIEIYKPLS